Sequence from the Pagrus major chromosome 15, Pma_NU_1.0 genome:
tgtttttgtgacgTAAACACATTGATTTggtaatttaattttgtttgtcaGACCATTCACAGTACACAGCTGTGATATAATAATCACTAGcaatatttttgcatttcatgtCCCTGTGTTGAAATCTTGTCTGAGGAGATTCTACTGAAAATACTTTATCCGGCTGTTTTGTGAGGATTCGAGTTCGTAGaatgtgttttgcattttgtttgtgGATCTGCAGCCTTCTCTGACCTTCTGTGCCTTTACTCAGCCCAAAACTTCTGACTGCCAAGTGCTCACTAAATCAACAATCCACATGAACTTTCCAAAGTGTCTTTTTGAATATGCGCAGGGTGTAGCAAACAAGCAGAGTAGAGATTTGAAGCTAAGATATTAATCAAACAAAGGTACATGCAGTGAGAGACGTATATCCACTGTAACCGTCACTTCCTTCCAAGTCTAAAATTGCGTCATTCATTTTCTATGAAACTCTAGTTCCTCTTTAAGTGTGTCGATTGGTCAAAGACATAGCGCAGATATTAATGACCTCATTTTCGACTATCTGTGTGTTGGATTCAGAATAAATGTGCGATGAAGCTGACAGATGACCAAATATAGTAAAGTGTCACTGGCATTGATCCTGCTGAGCTGTATCAGCAGCCGCTGAAATTCtccagctgcctgctgctgaggCAAATTTGGTCttgatatttaaacatttttcatcacttCAAGTGGATACAAGATTTTTGCCACACTCTTGTAGGTAATAATTACATATGAGCACAACCAGGAATGAATAACACTAATGCATGTATTATACACTAAACAATGTAAATGTGAGTAAAACTGATATACATGTTTACTAGCAGGTCTGTCTTGGCCAGGCAGCATTGTTCATCAGCAATATGAATGAAAAGTCTGCAAAAACACCAttgttactattattattatatattttattattcttattattcttattattattattattattattattcttattcttattattattgttattattatcttgATAAACTAGCACAAAACAGCTTTCAAGTCTCTAaactaaaatattcatattGGCATCAACTTTCAAAGACTTCAAACTGTagaagaaaatatatttgtattaagAATAAAACTTTACTGTATACTGTAGTGAAGCAAAAGAAGGCAGACAAAATCACAAGTAATAACCAGGACAGGATGTAGCAGACTAGTCTCTAATGAAGACACCATTTTGATATGCactaaattattttttgataGATACAGTCAGAATTCAACAGGTGTTAAAGGGATACTTCATCAATTTAATAGGCTAACGCTCCTCTGTAATGCTGCATAACTTCCGAGAGACCATTTAGAGATACTGAGAGAGTTTTAGTCCCAGTATGAGTAGAACTCCACAAATGCATCTCCATAGCATTTTTCATTACACCTTCTCAGACCCGAGTTCATAATGAAGttttaagtaaaatattttaagtCCTGCTCACACCAGAAACCGGTACACAAAAACTAATCTGCACATCTTCATGAAATACTTGTGCTGGGCAACCTAACCACTGACATGTCAGAAAAGCTCTCCTAGCTTCCTTCTATTTTCTTTGTACTGGGCCTTTTACTCCCCAttggcatttttttcctcaggatTGTACATCGTGTATCATTCAATAAAGTGTTTCATTGAAAACGGAATTAAAGCTTGGTCGCTAACAGAACAATATGTGCATGTAGTTTGTTCAAAAGACATTTGTACCATCGACCTCTGTCTTGGAAACCATTACTCTTTTGTGGAGCAGTATATTCTCTAATAGAgtagattaaataaaagtcagtgGTGACGCACAGTTAATCAGCTACTACAGCTTGCTCCATTTTGGACTCTCCGGCTCTCCGTTTCATAGGATAGCACTGTCAACACGCCTTACAATATTCAGTGATGCAGATGTACGGCCGAGAGTTCGTCAAAGTCAGGTATTATTGAGTTTATTCACTTAGATCCTGTGAAATTTACCACAAAATCTTTAGTGTTTTACATGCTGTGACTAAGCCTTTATTCATGCTaatgctgatgacatcatttggGTTACTTCCCTAGAAGAAAGCTCCCTTCAGAGACAAAAAAGAAGTGATACAAGAGTGATACTCCTTATAAGTGCTCTTTTATAGGCTGACTAACAAtaggagaaaaaacaagaacacagcCCAGAGTTTAGAGTCTGAATTACACAGTTAACTCAGGTAATAAGTCAAATCCATCCAGAGGATCACAACCCGGGGAGGTCAGAGTGAAGGACTAAAAAATGGCAACGCTAATGCTCTTTATCTGAGTGTTGCTcccaacgcacacacacaggttaggAATGTGAGCAAAAACTGCAGAACAGAGCAGCTATTGATGATGGCGCTGCCTGTCGCTGGTGAATCATATTCAATATCACGCTGTTGTTTGGGGAAAGGATTTATAGCTCTACAGTCAGAGATGAGGAACCACACCCTGGCATCTCAGGGGAGGGACAGATCCAGGGAGGAGTCAAGGCCAGAGGAATCATGCAGGATCTGATGATGAGGGacaaaaggaaggaagagagaagcGCTGGCTCATCCAGGGAGAAGAAAACGTGACCTTGACCCCACTTCCTGAGAGGGAGGGGCTTCAGAAAATTGCTGGCTCTGTACCCCTGACACCAAATCAGACCACCCATTAAAATGAGCGCAGACCGCCAGACTTCCAGAAAAAACCCCTTCTTGGTTAAGTAAACAAAATGAGAATAAGCAAAGTGTATTAACGCTCACAAACATGCTTTATGATCAAATTTCTCACAAATCCTGACACCAGGAATAAAACAGATCTGGGGTCAGACTAAACACCCTCCCTCAGAAAGCAAAGAGTGATGATGTGGCTCTGAAAGGATACCAGAGTGAGTGAGAGGTCAAGAGAGGAAGCTATCCCTCATCTGGTCATTCAGCCAGTGgtcacacgcactcacacacacacactttgaatgCTTCCTGGAAAGCCTTTGTGAACAGCTGACTGGCCTGGCGAAGGCAGGACTTGAGGTTTGGAGTCAGTCTCTCGGGACGGCCATTTTACAAACTCAACAGACAAACACGTCtcttgtttctgtaatgtttacAACACGTTATCTGGGTTAGAACAACAGGGACTGTGTGATGGATTGTGCCTGTATGTTCACTCAATGTTCAATGAATCATCCtcctgtcgccacaaacacccGGACACCCAAATGTGTGACTAGCCAGCATTGTATGACTCTTCACGTTTTTGACTAAAAtaccagtggtggaatgtaactaaatacatttactaaagtactttacttaagtacaatttttgagatacttgtactttacttaattatttcaattttctgttactttatactttctcTCCACTACAGTTTAGATGCAGATATTATACATCCTACTCCTCTAAAGTAGGATGTATAAGTAGTagtgattactttagttactagttataTCACAGCCAAAGTAGAGCattgttaaattaattcataTAATTGCAAtcggatttttaaaaaacttaatGATTCCAATagtcagaaaaatgctgacttGATCTGATCATCAGCTGTATGTACATGCATGTAACAATGTGtgtaatttttacttttaaagtacattacagtacagaaaattacttttgatctTTGAAAACAATTAATATCGGATACTTTTGCTCAAGTACCATTTGTTTGGGTGACTCACAAATACGACTTAGAGGTATTTGTGAAGTGATGTTcagaaataattataaatctATTACCATTTGTAAActagtaaaacaaaacataacaaatgcATTTGTGTATCTGTAGAAAATATTTGCAGttgtataaaatgtttaaataaaatgttgggaAAAATTATATCATGAATTTCCAGTACCCTTACGAACTTTGAAATGCTCTAAACATTGTTTCACATCATCACTTTCTTATTGAGCCGTCTTAAAGCCCATAATTGGTCGTATTTTTCTTTGAGCCCCTAAAATCTGCCAGTGACTGAACCGGAACATTGAGTATTTAACAGAGTTAGATCTCCTCCTGTTGGCATTAGTTGTGTATTACACAATGTCCACACAAATCAGCACAGGGAGAAGAGAGGTACCAAAATaggttttattttacataagaACATTGTCaaaacttgaaaacattttttttgcatataaacctttttaaaacaaggaGACAATGTTTCACAGATTGTACAAAATattcacaaggaaaaaaaatcattttcatgagTGATTCATACCCCTCTTTTGCATCTTTATTTGAACCCACCGCCAGAGCAAATGCCTTTAACTGCCATTCAGAGGTCAAGTAAACATTACGACATCTTCCAAACACTAGTAGTGTCCACTGCTAGTTCTGTCCGTCTCAGCTAGAGTCTGTGAAGAGGCCGCACTGGACAGTATGTGCAACCAGGCTCCTACAAAGTCATAGTTAAGTTCAAAAGGAGCTTTTTAGTTTATAAGAATCACTGAATCTTTAAGTCTGGGGTAACCCATTATTATTTAAGGCTTGAATTCTGAATAGTGGAAGTATTTCATGTTTCtcaaacacagagctgctgagcAAAATCCAAAAGcttaaacacaataaaaactaGCACCAACTTGCATCTTATTTAAGCCCATTAACATTCATCTTAAAATAGAACaaagcatgtgtttgtgtagcacTGAAACTCATGTCGTCACACAGAACTGATCAGAGGTTAAACAAATTCTCATTAAGCATAAGTCACTATTGTATTTAGGAGCTTCAAAATCCTTCAAAGTATCATGGTTAGCAAAGAAGGAAACACTTTACAGTCCAACAATCGTTGAATACAGAAAAATGTTAACATTGCCAGAGGAAAAAGggattttgtatttattatttctacTTTGACGGACCAACATCCTCAAAATATTCAATGTCACAGACACCTACTGTAAATAGGTGGTGCAATAAAATGGtgacattgaaataaaaatgttacctTAAATATTTGCAGGAGACACAACTCTTAATTCTAGttaaaaattgtgttttattagaCAAAGGACTTttatttgaattatattaatgcTTGTCCTCAAAtagttgttttcttgtttgttcaaACTTGTAGGTCACCAGATTCAATTAACAGATTTAAAGCAgaaagtatgattttttttgtcaatttgGAACTTTGAACAATGTAAGCTCTGACCAACACTGAGCAgctgttttattaaaataaaagcaatttcCTGAGAATTTACATCTAAATCACTTTTGAATAAGCTGTATTACAACAGGGTCGGCAGACAGTCACAGGCACTACTAATCATCTGAATCAAGCCACTACAAATTTCAACATGCATGGCCTTGATAATCAAAACCAGATGGAGAAAAgaaagatgcacacacacaacacaaatcaTGACTTTCTTCAGGTGGCATTGTTATTGGGCTGCTGTATTACTAAGCTCCcatattaattcatttaaaccATTACTTAATTAACTTTTAGAAGacaaaatcagattttctttaGGCAGAACCTTTTTTCTCAGTTGGCCTCACAGTAAATGCCACTGCAGTGCAGCATCTCAAGTCTTTCTGTGGTGGCTGCACTGTCAACCACATCTACTATCACCAAGctaacagaaaataaactacattactACCAATCTGACACCACTTTATATTAACTATAGAAACTCTGAAAACACGATGACAGCCCTCCAACTTCAAAAGACTTGAGTACCTGTAGAATAGTGCTGAACTTTATGCAGGCTCAGGTGAATTTAACAAAACTTTCTAGAACgccatcattaaaaaaaaattcacatctCGTTTTTCATGTCTAAGATTTCAGCCAACTGGAGATGTAGGTGGGTGGTGAACGACTGCTGAAAAATAATCACATGTAAAATGCTCCAACTACTGCATATAACATAACTATTTTATCTACAAGCAGCGTTTGACAagagatgagactaaacagcccTCCCACTAACTCATGTTGAGAGAGAAGAGCCAACTAGTGATTTAGTGGAAGAGAAGATGGCACAGAGATGACCTGCTCACATCACACTTACGCAAACCATCCCGCTTTTAATTAGTGTCACCTGTTGAGATTCCAGTTCAGCTAAACCAGAAAAATTAATTCTCAAAGAAATCATATACATTTTCATCACAAATCACTCCTcttgcatacacacaaacagaagtaaTGCAGCTCCAACAGCAAAGTTAAACACTGCACTGGTTGCAAGCACATGTAAATTAGGGCGACTACTTGCTGTCGCCTTCCCAGGCATAAGCATTTATTATGCTTTAGATTTTTAACTATGGCATCATTCTCGTTCCTAAAACTCGTCTTTTCTCAAAGAGTGGAAGATAAAAAAACTTTCCCTTTTATCTTGCATTTCCTACCTCTTACTTCAGCTTATCCTTAAATGTTCCCGCTTATTCTTTGCCACTTAGATTTAAGACTGAAGTGTGCTGTTCACCATACTAGCTGCAAAGCTATCCCACCCATTATCTTAGTTCAGTGCTCTCAAGTCCTCTTCAGGTTCTCCTGTCCTGTGCAGAGGCAGAGCTGTGGGCTCACTGCCCCTCTGGCTTCACTTTATTAAACAAGTCTGGCTGACCATTAGGAAGATTTGAGGAGCGCTCAGACTTTGGGCCGTTGTTTCCCTCTACAAACATGTTGGGGATATCCTGGCCGAAGTAGATCTTACTGTTAGCTGCTATGGCCTGGTACTTCATCAGCTCCAGGTACTCCGGGGTTAACTTCAACTGTACAGATTGAGGGGAAACATGACAATGTGTGAGGATTAGAATTGGGCTGGGTCGTTGTCATTCTTCAAGACAATACTGGTGTGAATCTTAATGTGACCTGACAAAGTACAGCATGGCTGAAGGCAAACTGCTGGCTCAGCTGTGGAGGATTTGGTTCcaaaaatgtcagacacacagttaATTTGATAATCACATCTGGACAAATGTTTACTTAATACAATCTGTAGCCATTTAAAATTTAAGTCAGGTATTGACAGGGTGTCTACAGGTATCAGACACTTaaattttatgcttttttatacattttcaagatgatttttaaccaaatttaagACAAATTATCTTTCTCCTATCCAAGTATTGCAGCTAAGTATAAAGGTGTGTAGTATACATGCAGAGGGAGGTTTTATGTAGGAATACGGTTATTAGAGTGATTTATGTTTATCTACGTTTTGCCAACAGGTATGTGCAAGTATAGGGTCAAAAGACAGTACTGAGTTGAGTGGAAGGTTTAAAGATTTGgaacatcagaaatgtggactttTACAAAGAGGAGCTTGACTCATTGTGACAAAAGGAAACTAAAAGATAGATCAATTAAACTAGACAAAAAATTAAGGTCAAATTTAAGACCATTTAGTGATTTGCCAGACCTCATTATAAAACTGAATGAAGCCAGAAAACATGGACCGGCTGTAAATGATCTGACGACACCAGCTGAAATGATGCTGTTGAAATTATATTATCATTACTATCttattgtgttgcagctgaacATTATCTTAAGGCTATTAGATTGgttgttgtatgtgtgtttaagtgtcTATATAATTTTTTACCTGGTTTGCTTCAGCACACTTGGCAGCGCTGTAATATTCTGCATCAGCCCGAGCCTTCTCTCGCGCCAGGAAGGCAGCATCTGGAACAAAGAGACAGTGTTGAATGAGACAGACACATGACAGATCAGCTCACTAGTCATCACGTGTACTACACGCAGTGTAGCTAACCCTCGATTTCAGAGATCCTCTTCTCCGTCTCCTTCTCCATCACCTTCTGCTGGAAATGAATCTCTGCTACCTGAGCCACCTTCTGAGCCTCTGTgggacacacaaacatgtgagcTTCAATAACTGTACAGGGGAAGGAAATTATCTGAAGGGTTACTCTAGGTGACTGAGAAGGAAATTGCTAAAATCATAACAAGGGACATGCAAATGCAAACCTAGCTGACTGATTTACAGTAACACACTGTCACATGTACCAATAATGGCCTTCTTCCTTTCAGTCTCTGCTTCCTTTTCCACCACCTTCTGAGTCTGAGCTGTTATCAACAGACGAGTCTTCTCTGCTtccctgcacaaacacacacacacacaaaaaaaagctcttctaaatatttttctttgtgtcgTCTTACTTGAACTGAGTGGGTGGATAACAGGACAGAATTTGAAAAATGCACTAAAACGTTGGTAAGTACAGATTTACAAACTCACATGAGTTCAAAGTTCCTCCTGATAGACTCGGGGATCTTTGGCTTGGTAACACGGACTGCCTTTATCACGATGATGAAATAGTGCAGATGGGGataaaagaagacaaacagaaagtgACCCTTTGCTCATAAATCAAATCTGCCAATAAATTTTACAGGTAACGGTTCACTTGCTTTCACTCAAGTTATGGTTTTCAAGTTAGAAAAAGTCGACTGGAATCATTTCAGAATTTGATTGGAAGATTAACAAGAAATGTTCAGACCACAGCCTCAATCATTGGTCAACTGTCATTGGACAGCACTGCCGCAATACTGGCAGATGTGTTGTACATGAAGTTGAATTGTGCTTCAGCTTCATTCCCCTCAGTAACCATGTTTGcattctttcatttgttttgcaaaGGTGGGATACACACAAACTTATACAGTATTATTGGAGTTACATTCAGGTAACTTCCATTTCGCTTTGTCTCATTAGGAGACTACTGCAAATTACACAATATGCAAACACTGTTTACGTTCTTTCTGGCGCAATCACAATGAGTAGATGGTTTGCAGTGTAAACCATATGAGttactgaaaaaacaaagactgtAGAGTCTTTCTTCAACATCCTTAATGCTGTTGTCATTCTCAACAATCTCCACCAGTGTCAGGGAAAAAACACATGCAGCCCAAACTGAACAGCTCTCTAGTTATGCCATAACCCCTGTATGCATGACTATAAATCCAGCTTCAGTATTCAAAAGCCTTTGTAAACACATCTCAGTTTGTTTTATAACCAGTATATTGCAGACTTGAGCAGACAGATTCTTCCCATTCCCCTCTACTGCTCAAGTTATGCATTTGTTTAAATACCTGTATTGTAAGTCCAGGTGCCATTACATTAAGATCTTTCTGCAACGCAGTCTTTAGGTTCTCATCTATAATGTCTGCAAgacaacaaacaggaaatgtcTGAGTAGACAACACACCGTCACATCACATTTCAAGAATTTAAAGAATGAACACAGAGCACAAGTTTCCTTCTATGTATtgcattaaaatgaaacaatactatccattttattataaaactcaccaaacaaCTCGATGTAGACTTCCTGTAGTGTGTGTACACTGCAGAACTGGTTAAGTTCATGGTGAATCTTGTTGAAAATTAGAGTTTTGTCATAATCAGCAGTGTAATTCCTCACAATGTCCACCACTACACATAAATGAACAAAAGCGACAGTTAGTGAAATGCAAAGCAGCTGGACGCATCAATGAGTCAGCTTAAAAAAGTAACTTCAGCAATgcaggaaataacaaaaaatgttacCTGCAAAAGGGACCAGCATGTTCACAACTTCTATCCTGTCAAAATAAATCATCACACCACcgctgtgaagaaaacaaaagacctgttaaaaacataatcattttcatgaataGAACAGCTGCATCAATAAGCTCTGTTGTACCTCGTTCCACAAGGCACATTCTTGATCTCATCAGTTTGGAGTGTcgtctgaaacacaaaaaaaaatcagaacacGCGATGAACCTCTGTCCCCACCCAGATATGCAGTTGAAAGCCCAGAAATATATTATTAAGTATACTTTGAGCAAAGTGAAATTGTTGTAGTTATTTTCTTTATGGACCAGTTGCTGCTATGCTTGTCACAGTTAATGGGGATGCATATACATGAACAAATAAAGGCAACAAAATGAATGttagtattattatttgtattattcttATTCTAGTTAAGctcaaatgacatgaaaaaaatcaggcatgtATTTAGTTTTACACATTTAACTtatcattattaaaataaagttttcttaattatttatcataaaagaGAACAGTGAAATATATTCAAATTATTCTATTTAAACAATGTTTAGTAGCACAACTAGTGGTGCATGAAATAAAGCCACTGCATCCATAGTTGACTGGTGACTATTTACATGCTGCAGCTCATTTATTTATAGAAGAGCCCATTGTGGTTTTCAACTGCAGCACCTTCTGGTTGGCTCCTTCATTCAACATGCCTCTGCTAAAAGGTTTCGGGGCTGAAAAGCAAGCTTACCTGCACCGATCTGTAGGTGGTAATAAAAGGCAGCATGATGTGATATCCAGGACCATTGGGAGAAGTCAGCAAAGCCCCACCCCtgaaacaaattcaaacaaatcatTTGGTTTGACTTCTCAGCATCACATCGTCCTCTGATTATATTTAAAGAGGGtggaaagagggaaaagaggggTGTTTATTCAGGTGAAAGAATAATTTATGAGgatgttattacattttagttgaattatgttacattatattAAAAAGGGTGGGctaatgttattttgtccaAACCATAAACACTGTCAACAATGAATGCTTAATATGTAGGTTATGGACCGTATTTTATATTGTAGTTGAGAACTtttattcaatttaaattcCCATAAGGTCTAACTTTCCTGCAGGGACCAGTAAATGTTAATCTTAATCACTGCTGTAGATCAGTTCATGTTACATTTGCATTAGGTATGTGCAATACCTAATGCAAATGGtttgctttaatgtgtaaatctATCTGCATTTacatctccattatagactaactgaataaataaactcacattttgtcctgttgGCTGTCTGTTTttgctactctgaggaaaatgcagccaacaataataccacttggaatCATTTAGGAGGGGAGTtgtctgtttcttctttaaattaatttgtacaaacacagaaaattgCAAGAACAGCATCTGGTCTGAAAAGATCCTGAGCTGTCATCACAAATGTTAAAGGTCAGTGTTGTGATACCTGTAATACACAGCAAGGTGCCCTTCTTCTATCTTGTGAATGGAGGAGTGCAACATGATGGCGACCACTCCTGCTATTGCAGCAAATACTGCCCCTACATGCGGCATCGTCATCCTCACTGGCGCTCACctacaggcagagagagaagcatAAACATACCACTATATTTATGCAACATTTTGGACTCAGGGCACCATTGAGCCTCTGGTCAGACCTTCACTGGAAGTGTCAGCAGCAGTGCGTACAGTTAGATGAGCTCAAACTAATACAGTCCAAAACAGCCCTGAAATTAATTCTACCTTCATGCATGCTCATCTTTGTTTAAACTGATCTAGACAGGTGTTTATTTAACTGCAAGTTTTAAGAGGCTGTAGTTGACGGTACTGTTGCGT
This genomic interval carries:
- the erlin1 gene encoding erlin-1, with product MTMPHVGAVFAAIAGVVAIMLHSSIHKIEEGHLAVYYRGGALLTSPNGPGYHIMLPFITTYRSVQTTLQTDEIKNVPCGTSGGVMIYFDRIEVVNMLVPFAVVDIVRNYTADYDKTLIFNKIHHELNQFCSVHTLQEVYIELFDIIDENLKTALQKDLNVMAPGLTIQAVRVTKPKIPESIRRNFELMEAEKTRLLITAQTQKVVEKEAETERKKAIIEAQKVAQVAEIHFQQKVMEKETEKRISEIEDAAFLAREKARADAEYYSAAKCAEANQLKLTPEYLELMKYQAIAANSKIYFGQDIPNMFVEGNNGPKSERSSNLPNGQPDLFNKVKPEGQ